From the genome of Capsicum annuum cultivar UCD-10X-F1 chromosome 4, UCD10Xv1.1, whole genome shotgun sequence:
TATATGAAGTATTGTATGATCATAAACCTCTTATTCATTTGTTTTACTTGGTAGGTGAGAGTGTTTTTAAGATGGTTGATAGATCACTTGCAGCTAGAGAATCCATTATTCAGTTTTTGAAATTCCACATGGTTAGGGCCTAATAAAAGATGAAGGACACAACAGATAAGCACAGAACTAGAAGGTCTTTTTAAATTAGTGATTGGCTATACTTAAACCTATAGCGTTTTAGGCATCTTATAATGGCTACTAGGCTATTTAATAAGCTTGCAACCAAGTATGATGGCCCTTATCTTGTGGATACTAGGATAGGATTGTTGGTTACGGACTATTGTTGCCTTAAGATGTTTTAATCCATCCTACCTTTTATGTCTCTCCTCAAAAAGTATCATGTTGTTCCCATAAGCTTTACTCATCCTCATGTTCTTCATTTATCTAGCCTTTATTGCCTTGAACCTAAATCAATTTTGGATAGAAGGATGGTCAAAAGAGGCAACAAGGTAGTTGGTCAAGTGTCGATCATATAGACTAATTTTGATGTGGCTCTGGCTACTTAGGAGTTTGCATCAAAATTGAAAACTAGGTTCCCTACATTTCACCCTTGAGGATAATGATGTTCTTCATTAAAAAGATATTGATACAAGTGAGATGAGCTAAAAAGAGGAGAACAAGTAGTTGCAAAATTTAGGGATTTAAAAGTTCGTTAAGCTTTTTGACACTGTAGCAGTGTCTATTTTCACTATAGCTAGCAGCTTCATTATAGTTTATTCCATAGTTAGACAGTTATTTGCATTGTTAAACATAAATACCAAAGAGTAAGAATGAAAGACTATTCAGAATCATAATACAATACTTCTTTTCTCTCTAACCTCTCTCAAGTTAGTTATATTTCTCGATTTATACCGAGTTTAACTTTCCCTTCCTCGAGGCTATCCTTCTGGATTGACTAAATTCCCTCAAGGTGCATCATATTATTACCCTATATTGTCAATGTTTAGAATAATTACCATTCATAGTTATCCATAGTTAAGTTTAACtatctctcccccccccccccaccacccTATCTCTCTCCTCCCTTCTCCCTCCTCCCCAGCAATAATCTGAACTCTctcatttttaaaaagaaaaaattatacaaattattattaattatatattatgtttCAATAGTATAGTTCTATATGTCTCAATTGTATATTAATTCAATATTTGTAAATGTTTTCATTAATATTCGTAAATATTTTAGTTGTATATTAGttcagtatttatttctgttGCAATTGTATTCATATATACATCAGTTGCATAATTCAAATGTATATGTGAAtgtgtttttatatatgtatatttgactCCCTTTTCTAAATGTATATccaaatataatttgtatataatcatagtgtatattgaatagaaaatattgtgtaaatgtattattgatttgaataatatcaaaatgtatATTGACTAACTCTGAATCTGTACATATACATTTTGCATAATGTTTATTAAATTTGTACATATATATAGTTTGCGAAATGTATATTGAATATACAATCTATACATATTtctggagagagagagagagagagagagagagagagaaagagagagaaagaaatggGCAGCGAGATAGATCGGGTGGGGAAGGAGGAAGGCAGCGAGATAGGGAGAGAGAAGGAGGAGAGAGGTAAGAGAGAGGTTAAGACATATCTATATTTTGTAATTATGCAAAGTTTAACCATGGTCTCGTAATCATGGACTAAATATTACCTATTTGTGATGTTTCGCCTAGAAAAAATAGCAGTGTTTTcacaagaaaaaattaagaagtttcaCAATATTTTCGTGAGAATCTATTTCTCATCATGTGTTTTGCCAATGAGTTGATTCAGTGAGAAAGGAGTAAAAATCTTGTTTGATATCACAAATTTCTCACAATTTGTTGTGGATAAACCTTTGTTTGTAGTAGTGTAAAGAAATAATAGGGTACTTGATTTAATGCATAAAATGTCTTGAGACTTGATTTGGGAAGATAGAAGCgaataattatagaaaaatttcgcaaagccataacttaagatatttaaattacaaaaattttcttcacttaataaaaattataaatatctctTATTTACATTCTCTCTCTTTAAATCTACAAAGACGTAACTTCTATTCTAAAATTAGAATATAtttacccccaccccaccccgcaATTGGTACCATTTCTACAATAAAAAATAGGATATTTTCCTTATAAAATTGAGAAAGAAGAATCAGCAAACTTTGAGAACCAACCATTATGCAAAGAGAAACTCGTTATCAAAACGTTCATCATAACTCATAAGCACAAGGATCCAAAAACAAATATGTACACTTGAGGTCATGCCAATTTAGATTCGTAAAAATGGTACCAATTTGTTGCTTTTTTGGCTCCCTATCCTCCACCAGAATATTCACCGAAGAAAGAACAGAAGACGGCGATGTACGGTGTCTCCAATTACCGTCAATTTTTAACTCAGCAAATAACGATTCAATAGAAGGCTGAGTATGAAACTTCGTGAACTCCATTAATCCGTTCCATCGAAGAAAAGAGAATCTGACACTTTCAGACGAAAAGGTattgtttcaaaaagaaaaattattcaagTCACAAcgagagacattttatcaaaggTTTAGCAATTTTTGTATTTGTGCATTTTAATTCGAGaaacatttttattaattgaagatacataatttagtttacttttataTGCATGTTTTAGGTGCATATTCTTGTATATGTAAGCTTGAtacattttattaatatatatctctttcatatacatatatataggggtgtacaaaccgaaccgttaattcaaaccgaaccgatgaatcaaatcaaactgaggaaaaaaaccgacttatggtttggtttgattggtttggtgttggcaaaaaaaaaaaaaatgatcattcttcgtttggtttggtattagcaaaaataaaatcaaatcgaaccgaactaatacatatataattttaattttttatactaaaaaaatactacttataatctactttctaattacttttattattttttttatattcagaaaatagatatatatattcttgggcctttaattatattatttttccattaataacaaattaatacaaatctcaatattaatataaaaaactaaaaatctttaattgcttcactttttatattttactttccaagtttttggagagttctcattatttcatcatcttactttcattttaattttctcattcgtcaagttgtgatttaggtttgtttctcttctttctcttttttatggaattatgttataattaattactttgtgaagttaagtttttaataagttgtctctaattcttcattcttttatatgctcacattttatgtaaagggaactttcagacaagctactgtgattagtgacttagaaattgaactacttggtatccacataatattactttgagagatagtagtttagacgtcttagtaatttgtcaacttaatttttattggaactactctatgaccatttttttttttttttttatcttttaagtgaaaacatttaatttttttcttcaatcacattataattgtaaaaaatccGAGAAAACCTAAAAACCGAAAAAACTCGactaaaaccgaaataaaaaaatcgattgtatattggtttgatttggtttatagatttagaaaaccgacattattggcttggttatattttaataaaaaaaccgaatcaacccgacctatgtacacccctatatgtatatagttagaagatttatatatgtatttcttttaaattatgtatCTCTGCATCTGATACATTTTTTGTATTATGTATCTCTTATAcctttatatttcaaatttcatttttatacTGATACATCATGTCTTACCATGATACGTTTTTAAtcaatatttgtttcttctttttcagaatttgaaattcattgcaaaaaatttgaaaaaaaaaatatatctcccagaaaaaaagagaaaaacgaAAGAAGAATGAATCTGAAAGTTGAATATGGAgaagaatatttcaaaaaaaaatgtattattaACTAAATGCCCTTTTGGGATATTTAAATGTTAATTAGAAGATCTACAGAGTATATTACTCCTTAAATGAGTCATTTACTAttacttttcataattacaaCGAATTTGTTGTTTATCTCTTTTGATATTTTgtatctaaaaattaaaaatccagattttactaaattttgaaaacaaaaaaaattgaaataagatGTAGTTATGGATAAACTAATTGAAATTTATGTAAAACTcccataattatatgaaaatataatattaattggCTACTAAAAGGGTATGTCCGGGAGAGCTTTGATAAATAAAGATTTCTGCACTAACATAGTCCTCTTTATATAAACCACATAAATAGTTTCGATGATGGAATTGTTCGAACCTAGCTACACTTGGCAATCACCTTAACCAGTACTAATATTGCTTGCTTTGCAACATGTTATAGCAATATCAAGAAAATAGTTGTATGCAGGAGAATCCCTAAATGGGTATTTTAGCTATCTTTAAATGAATATATGTTTATAATGCCCCTTTGACATTTCTTTTCAGTCATCCTTTTTCTTACAGAACTTGGTAACACCTTGCAACTCTACTAATGGGGTCAAATAACAATTGCATAGTAGGGTAGAATTGCTAGTAACGCTTCATTTTTCTAGTGATCAAAATTTGATGTTAATGCTAAATCCCATCTCACCTTTTGTGAGTCTAGTTGCTGCATACCAGATCCTTTTTTCTTAGACCATAAAACAAGTTTGGTCTGTGttgatttaatttaaaatttgcTTTTGGTTCATATTTTCCATGGAGGTGGAGCGCAGGCAAATTTTCTGTTAATTTTGTTTTCAAAAAGCCTTTGAACATAACAATTTTGCttgttttctagaaaatattgTGGATTTGTGTTATATCCAACCAGGATAAATGCTAAAAAGTTCAAAAATCGGGTTAGAACCAACTCAGAACGCACTATGGAATTTTAGCTGCTATCAAAACGAAACTTAATGAAGAGAGCAATTTCCAGTCTATAAAAACTAGCATCAAAATGACCCAGAGGAGAGCCTTGGCACCAGTGCCAAAAAGaaaacaattttctttttttccttcatgaTGAAACAAAATGTGCCTTCAGCTGTAGATTCAAAACAAGAAACCTGGTTTCTTATCGGTAATGCGCTATGTTAAACAACAATATACTTACAGAACTAGAAAGAAGGGGCAATCAGTGAAGCCACTAGAGGCAGAACTTACATCATGTCAGCTGTTCAAAGCTAGAAGGCGCAGCATTATTTGGTTTCGGAGGAGGACAAGCAGTATGCTTCTTGGTTTTGTTCTCTGCCTGTGCGGAAGTCAGCTTCTCACTGTGAAACTGACTGTCACCCGATTCTTACTCTTgtttccttttaattttcttttttggcaCTGCATCTACTCATGGATCAACAGAGCTGCCAGAAACTGCCTTTAATTTCTCCATCTTTAGACGATCCACATCAGAACCATTAGCTAGGGAAACAGGATTTCGTGCAGAAACATTTACAGATGCGGTACTGGATACTGCCTTGTTAGTTGAAGTTGAAGAATGATCAACCACAATCTTTTCTTGTCTATGCACTGACTGAGCAATAGGTCCAGCATCTGCTCTACTAGTATCCTCTAACTTTGTGGCTACTAACTTGTTCCTTCTAATTTTCTCTCCGTCCTACAtaaaaaatccaaatgaacttTCTTGGCACAGGCTTGAAACTGCATTTTCATGTAATTCATCAAGAGATGACGATGAGAATGACTTCTTACTATGTGAAATTCAAATTCTTAACAGAATTTCAGACAGCATTCAGCTATAGACTGATAATCCTATACACTTACCTAAAACAAAGATCCACTGTGAATGCAAGATCACGAATTAAAAGCTACCTGACAAAATGAATTATGAActaaaaacaaagagaaaataaagataaacagGACATTTTACCTTCCGCTGTGCATGCACTGCTCTCCTCCTATCTTTTGCTCTACATATAGCACGTTCAATACCATTGTTGTCCATAAATCTATTTGGCCAATATCCTGCAAGATGCATGAAAAAACAGAACAATTATCACAGGGAAAACTAGGAAGACTTTGGAAACCCCCAAATGTCAAAGCAGGTTCCAAATTCATATTTTGTGGCCAAAATCCTGAACATACATCAGAGTTAAGCAGtgcaaaattttatttaatgGAGCTAAGAAGAAAACACACCGATAATCGGCCACTACAATAGAAAACAGATTCTTACATACACCGATAACTGTTTTCTGATTGACAGTCTACCTTCAGATGCACTTGGAATTTAGTTTGCATCTAGTACTAAAATTTCCTAGATTGCCCAATGGAAAATgtacatttaaaaaaatagaaaaaattaaaaaaaaataaaaaaaaggagaaggaaGATCAGCCATGCAAAATGAGGTTCTTACTCCAAGATATAGCAAAATTTTTATGTCCCCTTACCTCTGCATACAACTTTCTGATTTGTGGACCAGCATCTTCATCCAGGCCCTACAAGTAAAGACTAGGTAAATCTCCAGCACGAACTGTTTCCAGTAAGAAGCAATATTGTCAAGGACATTTTTGTTTTGAGGTGGAGGTTGGGATTCGGGTGGGAGGGGTAAAATTACCTCAATAAAATGATCATAAAGGTCACACATTTTGTCTTCTATTGCAAAATCCATGCTGTATTTTCTCTTAAAGGCTTCTTTCTCTTCAGCACTCGCTTCTTGGAAGTCATCAGAAGCTCCAGCTTGTTGTTCAAGTAACTGCAAACACATGTCAAACAtcaataaaaagatattttgtaGTTTTTTCATAAAACCATCTCATAACCTGAGGGAGCGCAACTTGGTTTGAGATTTCCTATTGAAACATTCACTTGTACAAAAATGAAACTCTCTTTTTCCTGATCATTAAGGAACAATGGCAACTTCCCAGGGAGGCTTGAATCCCCCAAACTCTGGCAGAGATAACATGCACTCATGGTAAAGAATAAGCATAATATTACAGTCATACCTTTGATTTCATCAATGGAATCCTCAACTTAATCATCTCAGCAACCTCCCTCTTTATGTGCTGAACCCTGTTGTCTTTCTCTTGCTTTGCTGACAGCCTCATACTGACCATGATTTTCAAGTTCCTCTGCAGCCACACACACATTAGATCCATCATGATTTCTAAGACAATGATGGGGAGCAAAACCAGAATATGACTTGAAGCATTAGTaacagaaaaatataaaacctTTATATGTGAACATAGacgaaaatcatcataaatttctCTAGCATGGCGCAAGCTTATGCAAGTTAAGAAGGAAACatgtgagaaaagaaatccaacGTTAATAGCCACAGATTGAAGCTACGAAGAATATGTAAGTGTACAACTGGGTGTCTGCATCAGACATAACTTAAAAGAATTTATAATATTCAGCCAAGAAACTAGACTTGCCGAGCATTTCTCTTCCAAATTTTATTAAAACACTTATACCCTCCTTCAGATTTCTCAACCAAAATACAATACTCATAGGTCTTTACCTAAGCATTCATTTCCTCGTCCCATAAAAGGCTCATGAAAACATCTATCGATATTGTAAAGACACATGCTAAGATTTTGCAACCAGTCACTCTAAAATGTAGATTGTTCaaattcaaagtaaaataatGTTTTTAAGTGTTGCTTCAAGTGTTAGAAAGAGAAAATGCAGGATAATGGCTGGAAAGTGATGGATATTGAGAAGCTAGCCAGAAGCTCCCCTAAAGTATCATGTTTCACACTTGGTTAGTGTGCAGGAAAGCATGCCTCACTCATGAGGGTTGCAGACGAGAGGATGGAAGATATGTTCTAGATGCTTTATGTGTGAGTAGAAAGCAGAAGCTAACAATCACGTGTTCCTACATTGCAGTACTGCCGCAAGCCTATGGAACATGTTTTTGCGCATTTTAGGAGTCAGTTGGGTGATGCCTAAGGCAACCCTAGAGTTAACGGAGAATTGCCCAGGATTTGGTAAAAGAGGGAGAGAAGAAGATTGGCGGGAAACAATTCCAGCATGCACGTGGTGGACCTTGTGGAGGGAAAGGAACGATAGGTGCTTTGAAGATCAGAAGATCAGCATACAGAAGAGTTAAGATAAAGTGTATAAGCCTTCTATTTTTTTTGTGGTGCAAACAAGAGTTGGACGAGGAGAGTAGAACTATTAGATTTTATAGGAAACTTGTAAGAATACCTTGCTGGGGGTGTACCCACAACTTTGTGGGATGTAAGTTTCCAATTCATCATTTTTGGATGATGAGTGTTTTGTGTGAATACAAAGATACCGTTCTCTAAGAAAAGTGATGAATATTGAGAAGCTATTAGCCACATAATTACTAAAGCTGATGTTGGGAACTCAAGCATTGTAGGTTTCCACACAAATTAACCAAGCTAGTAATGTGATATGTAAGAGCCATTGTCAGCAGTACACAATAGCAATTATATGAGAGATCAGGCGGGTCTTGAGCTCTTCAAATTGTAACAGATTCAGCAATGGGTCACATTTGGCAACGGATATGGTTCTATGTCTCTTCCAACTTCACAACTATGATTGATTTAACATTATGCATTACACGATTATACATATCTTTTGTCTTCTAATGAAGACATGCCaccaaaatagagaaagaaatcaTCACTACAATTAATTCCTGTTACAACCTCACAGATCTCCATAACAAAATTGAGATATTGAacaatttatgaaataaattgtGTCAGGAAACTCAAATAAATATAGCTTGAACATGCTGAAATGTCAACATGATAATAAACTTTATCTAGAACATTCAAATGAAACACAAAAGTACCTTCAATGTGCGAAGCTGTATCAAGTGGCCGACAATACTCATTAAACGATTTATTAACTCATTGGATATTTTTCCATGACTAGCTTGCTGCAACCATCAACGGAAATATTTGGATTGGCTAAGTACATTATGAAATATAAGTTAATATGTCAACCAAAACGATAGAACTAGCTAGACCATATAGCTTAGTCTGTACCGCTAATCTGGCAACTTTAGCCAGCCTCTGCTTTATTTCAGGTGGTAACCTCCTTTTGATAGCCTGAGATGAATTATCAGCATCCTGAACCTCCATATTCGGTGGCCTTGCTGTGATATTTTGAGATTGAAATAAATaaccattataaaagaaaatgaattatCATCAGATAGAGAAACATATGTCAGAGGTTTGGGCATACATTCTGCAACGATCTTCTCCAAATCCCTGATGGCCTTCTCAAGCATTGTACCTTTTGGTCTACCACTAGATCCTTCCTTTCTGTGCATGGCAGGAACTTTCTATATAGTTTTAGGAAGCACCTGAGTGTCAGTAACAGCAAAAATAAAAGCTTACTGGATATCTCAGATATGACTGCTTAACCCTACACCATACATGTCTCTGAATCTTATATCGTGCAGAATTGAACGGTTATATCTGAGATCCAAGCCAAACCAGCTGAGTAGAGAGGAAACAAGAACTTGCTAGAACTAGCGGTCTTCTTGACTGTTATGTATGCTTACACCTTCATTTTAACTACTACTTAAAAATTAATGGCAGCTGTAGGTCAAACTGACTGAGTAAAGAGGATTTGTAGACCATTAGAAGGTCATCTTGATTATTATATATGTTTATCATGTTATCAAagcatgaaaaaattatttttgatgatggacAGCAACCAGAACCTCTGTTTTATCAAATACCATGTTGAATTGTGTAACCATCACATCTAAACATTTAAGTTGTTAAAGCACAGAAGATCCATGCTTTTATCATGTCAAACCCTTCCTTCATATTGGTCTACCTAATGTTGAGCCCCTACGTAATGTTATCCATACTCCCAAGTCCTAGTCCTGAGAGGATGTTAGAATCTTGCATCTGTTAAGGGTATAAACAGTAGTATGGACAATCCTTAACTCTAGCTTTAGGTCTAAGGTCCATTTTCTTAACACTTACAAGCTTGTTAAGGTGACGGCCTGTTTAGTACTCCCTCCTTTCCCATTAATGTGAACGTGTTTGACTAGGCATGAAATTTAAGAATGAAAGATATACTTTTGAAACATGCGGTCGGAAATAAACCATAGAGATTTTTGTGGCTATAAaacatctcattaagggtaaaatgaaaaatttaaagttaaattgttactaaatTAAAAAGATGCCATTCTCTTTCAAACTAGCTAAAAGAGttaaatttttccctttttatctaTCATAAGGCTGCTACCGATTCCTTATATGTATCCTGAcgtagtgtcacataaattgggacagtGGGAGTATCTTTTCAGAGAAAAAAGGTTTGATTTTGGAAAGATCAGCAGCATATTTTTTCTAGCATCTTTTCACAGTATTTGGCACATAATATGTGCAGCTCTACTTCGCTGTAAGCATTTCAAAGGTTTCACCAGGTCATTAACAAGTGTTATCCCTACATCGAACAATGACCTACTAGAAAAAAGTTGCCTTCAGCAATGTTCTctagcaacaacaataacatcatacccagtgaaatcccatAATTGAGGTCTGGTCTAGGGAGGATAGAGTGCacgcagaccttacctctacctcttggaggtagagaggttgtttctgaaagACCCTAGGCTCAAgtgaagcaaatcaaagtagCAATATAAAGGGAAAATTGCAGTGAAGAAAAACATGCAACCCATACAAAAGTTGTGCAGGGTAATATATGCAAGGAATCGGAACAATAACGTGCAATCACCTAAACATAGTAAACACAGATGATAACAGAGTTAAAACATAGTAAAAACATAGCAATGTTCTCAAGCAACCATTAGAAATCAATTTATAAATACCACGGAGAAATAACACCCAACGGTGCGGCCTATTGGTCAATGAAGTGgattgagaaccatgaggtctcggGTTCAAATCATAGAACGggcaaaaacactaggtgattcctCTTATGTCCCATTTGTCTTAGCCTTGGTGGACACAGTTACCTACCTGGTACCTGTTGCGGTGGAGGTAGCAGGtgtcccgtggaattagtcgaggtgcacgcaAGTTAGCCCGAACACCACAGTTACTGAAAAAAAATACCACGAAGAAATGATTCATGAAATCAAATATCTGGCAGACAGCAAAGAAACACACAATTGCAGGAAGAGTAGAGTAAACAACTCACCATCATCTGAGCTGAGTTCTTGCCCTCAAAGCCACTCACATTAAACTTTTCATCACTGCGCTGAACAGATTGTTCTGTTCCGTCAGAAATGTTTACTGAGTTTCCAACAATAGATTTCTCGAGCATGAGAACTTTTTCATGTAGCCTCTGAATTGAGATCCCAGATATTTCAGAACCATGTTTTGATTTGTCTCCTAGATTCTTGGATTGGATAACTCCACTTTTCTTCTGGACAAGGTCTCTTTCTTGTGCAGAATTGCAACGCCATGCTGCTGATGGAGATGGATCCAACATATTTTGGGTATCTGCCGCTTTCTTTGTTATTGGTACTGCTGAaacaccctactgattcgggaaTTTTTCATGGGATATATTTTGCAAAGAAACACCATG
Proteins encoded in this window:
- the LOC107868817 gene encoding ubinuclein-1 isoform X3 — protein: MHRKEGSSGRPKGTMLEKAIRDLEKIVAESRPPNMEVQDADNSSQAIKRRLPPEIKQRLAKVARLAQASHGKISNELINRLMSIVGHLIQLRTLKRNLKIMVSMRLSAKQEKDNRVQHIKREVAEMIKLRIPLMKSKLLEQQAGASDDFQEASAEEKEAFKRKYSMDFAIEDKMCDLYDHFIEGLDEDAGPQIRKLYAELAGYWPNRFMDNNGIERAICRAKDRRRAVHAQRKDGEKIRRNKLVATKLEDTSRADAGPIAQSVHRQEKIVVDHSSTSTNKAVSSTASVNVSARNPVSLANGSDVDRLKMEKLKAVSGSSVDP
- the LOC107868817 gene encoding ubinuclein-1 isoform X1, yielding MLDPSPSAAWRCNSAQERDLVQKKSGVIQSKNLGDKSKHGSEISGISIQRLHEKVLMLEKSIVGNSVNISDGTEQSVQRSDEKFNVSGFEGKNSAQMMKVPAMHRKEGSSGRPKGTMLEKAIRDLEKIVAESRPPNMEVQDADNSSQAIKRRLPPEIKQRLAKVARLAQASHGKISNELINRLMSIVGHLIQLRTLKRNLKIMVSMRLSAKQEKDNRVQHIKREVAEMIKLRIPLMKSKLLEQQAGASDDFQEASAEEKEAFKRKYSMDFAIEDKMCDLYDHFIEGLDEDAGPQIRKLYAELAGYWPNRFMDNNGIERAICRAKDRRRAVHAQRKDGEKIRRNKLVATKLEDTSRADAGPIAQSVHRQEKIVVDHSSTSTNKAVSSTASVNVSARNPVSLANGSDVDRLKMEKLKAVSGSSVDP
- the LOC107868817 gene encoding ubinuclein-2 isoform X2, with the protein product MLDPSPSAAWRCNSAQERDLVQKKSGVIQSKNLGDKSKHGSEISGISIQRLHEKVLMLEKSIVGNSVNISDGTEQSVQRSDEKFNVSGFEGKNSAQMMKVPAMHRKEGSSGRPKGTMLEKAIRDLEKIVAESRPPNMEVQDADNSSQAIKRRLPPEIKQRLAKVARLAQASHGKISNELINRLMSIVGHLIQLRTLKRNLKIMVSMRLSAKQEKDNRVQHIKREVAEMIKLRIPLMKSKLLEQQAGASDDFQEASAEEKEAFKRKYSMDFAIEDKMCDLYDHFIEGLDEDAGPQIRKLYAEDIGQIDLWTTMVLNVLYVEQKIGGEQCMHSGRTERKLEGTS